The proteins below come from a single Panicum hallii strain FIL2 chromosome 7, PHallii_v3.1, whole genome shotgun sequence genomic window:
- the LOC112898718 gene encoding uncharacterized protein LOC112898718, producing MAAVVVAVEAAAAAGGACRGRSYLVRSLYWRRRAGLRRLHLERAGAWRGGGRRLSFHYDALSYALNFDDGRVSADFLR from the coding sequence ATGGCTGCGGTGGTGGTCGCCGtcgaggccgcggcggcggcgggaggcgccTGCAGGGGCAGGTCGTACCTGGTGCGGAGCCTCTACTGGAGGCGGCGCGCCGGGCTGCGGAGGCTGCACTTGGAGCGGGCGGGCGCGTggcgcgggggcggccggcggctcaGCTTCCACTACGACGCCCTCAGCTACGCCCTCAACTTCGACGACGGCCGCGTCTCCGCCGACTTCCTGCGGTGA
- the LOC112899628 gene encoding uncharacterized protein LOC112899628: protein MGCGASSQKDAVGGHRRRPGSVGDVVVFLPGLRVPRSVDLAQALGGRLDRSIVERMSALRARVVEMAMQESAAALKPRRKTAAARHGSRTANLLQALEDYLPFLLGLVKEGSTLRHTVQFTWTNQEDNAAEETTMADAWYEVLSVLHLMAMVCLLQANTLLLPRSYGDGYAPRVSEESRRATVDVFLKAAGYLDCAIRHVIPQIPPELRRQLPVDLVEGNLKALSLQALGQGVDMQLGLAIDSPKATLAVKRRLACEMVKYWQQVQESIPDLPDSDGWGKKHRLFVKWKYVEAKAAAYYFHGLILDEGNTEKSHGMAIAALQASEEFLKESKRVSEAFHATPPTSRSPTPFGTAKYMFDKIPKDASSKVRINQDLYTQEKVIGTPPPLPDFALALMPDDYDLPPLDPLWNKEDRRQ, encoded by the exons ATGGGGTGCGGGGCGTCGAGCCAGAAGGACGCCGTCGGCGGGCACCGGAGAAGGCCGGGGAGCGTCGGCGACGTGGTCGTGTTTCTCCCGGGGCTCCGGGTGCCGAGGAGCGTCGACCTCGCCCAGGCGCTTGGTGGGCGCCTGGACAGGAGCATCGTGGAGCGGATGTCGGCTCTGAGAGCGCGCGTCGTCGAGATGGCAATGCAAgagtcggcggcggcgctgaagCCGAGGCGGAAGACGGCCGCGGCACGGCACG GGTCTCGTACGGCCAATCTCCTACAGGCCCTTGAAGATTACTTGCCATTTCTGCTAGGATTGGTAAAAGAAG GTAGTACGTTGAGGCACACGGTGCAATTCACCTGGACTAACCAAGAGGATAATGCTGCTGAG GAGACGACCATGGCAGATGCCTGGTACGAGGTGCTGTCCGTGCTGCATTTGATGGCCATGGTCTGCTTGCTTCAGGCCAACACCCTGCTTCTCCCCAGGTCATACGGCGATGGCTATGCACCAAGAGTTTCTGAAG AGAGCAGACGGGCCACCGTCGATGTTTTCTTGAAGGCAGCTGGATACTTAGACTGCGCAATTCGGCATGTAATTCCGCAGATTCCACCTGAACTAAG GAGGCAACTCCCAGTAGACCTCGTTGAAGGAAATCTCAAAGCTCTAAGCCTGCAAGCTCTGGGTCAG GGGGTTGACATGCAGCTTGGTTTAGCTATTGATAGTCCAAAGGCCACTTTAGCAGTAAAACGGCGCTTAGCCTGTGAAATGGTCAAGTATTGGCAACAAGTTCAGGAAAGCATTCCAGATCTTCCTGACTCTGATGGATGGGGGAAAAAGCATCGGCTGTTTGTCAAGTGGAAATATGTTGAAGCAAAG GCTGCAGCATACTATTTTCATGGTTTGATTCTTGATGAGGGAAACACGGAGAAATCCCACGGAATGGCAATAGCTGCACTTCAAGCTTCAGAAGAATTTCTAAAAGAAAGCAAAAGGGTTTCAGAAGCCTTCCATGCAACTCCTCCAACATCGAG GAGCCCTACTCCATTCGGAACAGCAAAATATATGTTTGATAAGATCCCAAAAGATGCTTCAAGCAAGGTCCGAATCAACCAGGACCTGTATACTCAAGAAAA GGTCATTGGAACTCCGCCTCCCTTACCGGATTTTGCATTGGCACTAATGCCAGATGACTATGATCTTCCTCCATTAGATCCACTTTGGAACAAAGAAGATAGACGTCAGTAG
- the LOC112899629 gene encoding uncharacterized protein LOC112899629: MVGGGKPLGDSVFAGHAAAGAAAISASSVAVHPLDTVKTLIQLGAAGQKQKMGLRQVVDRLMAASGPAGFYSGIGWSIMGRLPGLGARFGTYELLTAFYKDGREDNYVYYSEAMLAGIAAGAVEAFFCTPFELLKLRNQVSSVIPSRPVVPANVAQESFPLLSKLLPGYVPDMRVWSNTVSLLSDLSPKHPDMLGALKQHPWMLTGSGKPPLPSDVQLPSRVISLEGWGALWRGLRPGIARDCVFGGMFFSTWQFIHTAILTWKAVNMNPEPRNIEEAGPVHPFASSVAAGFAGAIAAAASHTFDTAKSRSECTVVPKYIAMERKLLKWKAPGTWIERKTGISPADRNVLFRGIGLRMARSGIASFVLAGSYYLVVDYIS, translated from the exons ATGGTGGGAGGCGGCAAGCCGCTGGGGGACAGCGTGTTCGCGGGCCacgcggccgccggcgcggcggcgatcaGCGCCTCCTCCGTCGCCGTGCACCCCCTCGACACGGTCAAGACCCTCATCCAG CTGGGAGCGGCCGGGCAGAAGCAGAAGATGGGGCTCCGGCAGGTGGTGGACCGGCTCATGGCCGCCTCCGGCCCTGCAG GGTTTTACAGTGGAATCGGATGGTCTATAATGGGAAGACTTCCTGGGTTGGGAGCACGTTTTGGGACCTATGAACTTTTAACAGCTTTCTATAAAG ATGGAAGGGAGGACAACTATGTCTATTATTCTGAGGCTATGTTGGCTGGCATAGCTGCTGGTGCTGTAGAGGCTTTTTTCTGCACACCATTTGAACTTCTCAAACTCCGGAACCAAGTTAGTTCTGTGATACCTTCAAGACCAGTGGTCCCTGCAAATGTTGCACAAGAATCATTTCCACTACTTTCCAAACTGTTGCCTGGATATGTTCCTGACATGAGGGTGTGGAGCAACACCGTGAGCCTTTTATCTGATCTTTCTCCAAAGCATCCCGACATGTTGGGTGCCCTAAAGCAGCACCCATGGATGCTTACCGGCTCTGGGAAGCCCCCATTACCATCTGATGTGCAACTACCTTCTAGAGTGATATCACTTGAAGGATGGGGTGCTCTGTGGAGAGGGCTTAGACCAGGGATAGCTCGAGACTGTGTTTTTGGTGGTATGTTCTTTTCAACTTGGCAATTTATACACACAGCGATACTCACTTGGAAGGCAGTTAATATGAACCCTGAACCTAG GAATATAGAAGAAGCAGGTCCTGTACACCCTTTTGCCTCCAGTGTTGCTGCAGGCTTTGCAGGAGCAATTGCAGCTGCTGCTTCACATACATTTGATACGGCAAAAAGTCGTTCAGAATGTACTGTTGTGCCTAAG TATATTGCAATGGAGAGGAAGCTTCTTAAGTGGAAAGCACCAGGAACGTGGATAGAGAGAAAGACAGGAATATCTCCTGCTGATAGGAATGTTCTGTTCCGTGGCATTGGACTACGAATGGCCCGTAGTGGAATTGCATCATTTGTATTAGCCGGGTCATACTATCTAGTTGTAGATTACATCTCATAG
- the LOC112900035 gene encoding mitochondrial intermembrane space import and assembly protein 40 homolog encodes MGQGQSLSAPPAEELTPPAAEPSSPSPASASSSLEALAAEAMSFDEGDTEESIDEKVQKALECPCVADLKNGPCGGSFVDAFSCFLRSTEEEKGSDCVNPFIALQDCIKANPEAFSKEILEEEENDEEAEDSNLKVRAPAWSREPKPKA; translated from the exons ATGGGCCAAGGACAGAGTCTGTCCGCCCCTCCGGCGGAGGAGCTTACTCCGCCCGCCGCGGAGCCGTCCTCTCCTTCTCCTGCCTCGGCGTCCTCCTCCCTCGAGGCGCTCGCCGCAG AGGCCATGTCATTTGATGAGGGTGATACTGAGGAG TCAATTGATGAGAAGGTACAAAAAGCTCTGGAGTGTCCATGTGTTGCTGATTTGAAAAATGGTCCTTGTGGAGGCTCATTTGTCGATGCATTTTCCTGCTTCCTTAGGAGCACAGAAGAAGAGAAG GGGTCAGATTGTGTGAACCCCTTTATCGCACTGCAGGACTGCATCAAAGCAAATCCAGAGGCATTTTCTAAGGAGATTTTGGAGGAAGAGGAGAATGATGAGGAAGCGGAGGATTCCAACCTGAAAGTTAGAGCCCCAGCATGGTCTAGAGAACCCAAACCCAAGGCTTGA
- the LOC112898753 gene encoding uncharacterized protein LOC112898753 translates to MATTSFFHPLATPMAAGGGSRIRRCPLSLPVPARPTPRRPAPLLVVCAKRADSRARAAASRQPANPSDVPKRDAEEEVEEVEEEMPWIQDKALDLVEFTGTVTQAIPGPRVGSSPVPWLLAVPLAYVGVSFVLAVVRTVRRFTSPRTKKKRRVSKNIFLLKSLDDLFQKGREAVDYPALQDLMQKTGFDLDDVVRKYIRYTLNEKPFNPDVVVDLIHLRKASMLEDAEVAEILNEISRRIVREKGPVVMDLSGFTEQGFKRKLAVQALFGKILYLSELPEFCSRDSSLVVKEIFGVTDEDADSLRIHTLSATGDIESIQKMVDDLDIEQGPSSSS, encoded by the exons atgGCGACCACCTCCTTCTTCCATCCGCTCGCCACGCCgatggccgccggcggcggctctcGCATCCGTCGCTGCCCGCTCTCCCTACCCGTCCCCGCCCGCCCCACgccccggcggccggcgccgctCCTTGTCGTCTGCGCCAAGCGCGCCGACAGccgggcccgcgccgccgcctcgcggcAGCCCGCGAATCCCAGCGATGTCCCAAAGCGGGACGctgaggaggaggtggaggaggttGAGGAGGAGATGCCGTGGATCCAGGACAAGGCGCTGGACCTCGTGGAGTTCACCGGCACCGTCACGCAGGCCATCCCGGGGCCCCGTGTCGGCTCCAGCCCCGTGCCTTGGCTCCTCGCCGTGCCGCTCGCATACGTCGGCGTCTCCTTCGTGCTCGCGGTCGTCCGCACCGTCCGCAGGTTCACCTCCCCGCGCACTAAGAAGAAGCGAAGG GTCAGTAAGAATATATTCTTGTTGAAGTCACTAGATGACCTGTTCCAGAAGGGCAGGGAAGCAGTAGATTATCCTGCTCTCCAAGACCTCATGCAGAAG ACAGGATTTGACTTGGATGATGTAGTAAGAAAGTACATTCGGTACACACTGAACGAAAAACCCTTCAATCCTGATGTGGTCGTGGATCTCATACATCTTAGAAAGGCGTCAATGCTAGAAGATGCAGAAGTTGCTGAAATTTTGAATGAGATCTCAAGACGAATTGTTCGAGAAAAAG GGCCAGTAGTTATGGACTTATCTGGGTTCACAGAACAAGGTTTTAAGCGGAAGCTTGCTGTACAAGCTTTGTTTGGAAAAATCCTATACTTATCAGAG CTTCCAGAGTTCTGTTCAAGGGACAGCTCACTTGTTGTCAAAGAAATCTTTGGAGTTACAGA TGAGGATGCTGACAGTCTTCGAATTCACACCCTCTCTGCAACTGGTGATATTGAATCCATACAGAAGATGGTTGATGATTTAGACATAGAGCAGGGCCCCTCGTCGTCATCTTGA
- the LOC112900465 gene encoding probable aquaporin TIP3-2, translating into MLPGRHPARRADAAGAGPLLPAATRAAVAEFVATAIFVFSAEGSVYGLWKLYKDTGTPGGLVAVAIAHSLALAAAVAVASDASGGHVNPAVTFGVLVGRRISFGRAAIYWAAQLLGAVAAALLLTLVSGGTRPVGIGLGRGVHERHALLLEAVMTFGLMYAVYATAVDHRSRGGGGVGPIAPLAIGFVLGANILAGGPFDGAAMNPARAFGPALVGWSWRHHWVYWVGPLIGAGLAGALYESVMVEQPSEAPAAAAGPRVLGTAAEDY; encoded by the exons ATGCTGCCAGGTCGCCACCCCGCGCGCCGTGCCGACGCCGCCGGCGCGGGACCCCtcctgccggccgccacccgcgcggcggtggcggagtTCGTCGCCACGGCCATCTTCGTGTTCTCCGCCGAAGGCTCCGTCTACGGCCTCT GGAAGCTGTACAAGGACACGGGGACGCCGGGCGGCCTGGTCGCGGTGGCGATCGCTCACTCGCTGGCGCTGGCCGCCGCGGTGGCGGTGGCAAGCGACGCGTCGGGCGGGCACGTCAACCCGGCCGTCACGTTCGGCGTGCTCGTCGGCCGCCGCATCTCCTTCGGGCGCGCCGCTATCTACTGGGCGGCGCAGCTGCTCGGCGCCGTGGCCGCCGCGTTGCTTCTAACGCTCGTCTCCGGAGGCACG CGCCCCGTGGGCATCGGGCTCGGCCGGGGCGTCCACGAGCGGCACGCGCTGCTGCTCGAGGCCGTCATGACGTTCGGCCTCATGTACGCCGTGTACGCCACCGCGGTGGACCACCggagccgcggcggcggcggcgtgggacCGATCGCGCCGCTCGCCATCGGCTTCGTCCTGGGCGCGAACATCCTCGCCGGCGGTCCGTTCGACGGCGCCGCGATGAACCCGGCGCGGGCGTTCGGGCCGGCGCTCGTCGGCTGGAGCTGGCGCCACCACTGGGTCTACTGGGTCGGGCCGCTGATCGGCGCCGGGCTGGCTGGCGCGCTCTACGAGTCCGTCATGGTTGAGCAGCCGTCGGAGGCGCCGGCAGCGGCTGCAGGTCCTCGGGTGCTCGGAACCGCCGCTGAGGATTACTGA
- the LOC112900787 gene encoding uncharacterized protein LOC112900787, translated as MAGSSSSASIQEEATSAVFDGTVGTHSNLRCFLDSVTPIVKAYRVPKAPYYLPQPNEHNGNIGDGVKCFYYLGDLWNSFYKWSACGVGTSVCIAPGGTVEQYFVPYLSAMELYANETNVPASNSMVYDGRFNGYNQHGATEWTTHGYQTPSNMRKVGVLESKGELLFKYFEPDSPYERIPFVDKVYELYTERPFITSLNSLELSPSSWMSVYWYPTSHVPAKNQKDLNTCFLTYHNLSTSEGNVSLDRVHDSNHVALAPFGLATFKLDAKVWANPDSGDQKHIVSLYDAARSWLKKHSIHHYDFNYFSYRCSST; from the exons ATGGCGGGTTCTAGTTCTAGTGCTAGCATTCAAGAGGAAGCTACTAGTGCTGTTTTTGATGGTACGGTGGGGACACATTCCAATCTGAGATGTTTTCTTGACAGTGTGACTCCAATTGTTAAGGCATATAGGGTTCCTAAAGCACCCTACTATCTTCCACAG CCAAACGAACATAATGGAAACATTGGAGATGGAGTCAAATGTTTCTACTACCTTGGAGATCTTTGGAATTCGTTCTACAAGTGGAGCGCCTGTGGTGTTGGTACTTCAGTGTGCATTGCTCCGGGTGGGACAGTAGAGCAATACTTCGTGCCGTATCTTTCAGCCATGGAACTGTACGCCAACGAGACAAATGTTCCTGCGTCAAACAG CATGGTATATGATGGAAGGTTCAATGGGTACAACCAGCATGGTGCAACAGAGTGGACTACTCATGGATATCAGACACCATCAAACATGCGCAAGGTCGGAGTACTTGAGAGCAAGGGGGAGTTACTCTTCAAGTATTTTGAACCTGACTCCCCGTACGAAAGGATACCTTTCGTGGACAAG GTGTACGAGCTATACACTGAAAGGCCTTTCATAACATCTTTGAACAGTTTAGAGCTCTCACCATCAAGTTGGATGTCAGTTTATTG GTATCCAACAAGTCATGTCCCTGCGAAGAACCAAAAAGATCTTAATACTTGCTTTTTGACGTACCATAACCTCTCAACATCTGAAG GCAATGTGTCTTTAGACCGTGTGCACGACTCCAATCATGTGGCGCTTGCCCCGTTCGGCCTTGCAACATTCAAGCTAGACGCCAAAGTGTGGGCTAATCCAGACTCCGGGGACCAAAAGCATATTGTTTCTCTGTACGATGCAGCACGGTCATGGCTCAAGAAGCACAGCATCCACCACTATGACTTCAACTACTTCTCCTACAGATGCTCATCCACATGA